Sequence from the Verrucomicrobiales bacterium genome:
GAAGACTTTTGGACAAAATTGTTTCTCCACTTCCCAACTGCAATGCAGTTGGAAGGCTCGAACCCAACTGGCTAAACCTAGGGGCATCTCCATGAGCGAACGCGACTCCAACTGCATGGATTGGGCTGAAGGCGGAACTCCGTACGGGGGGCGGACGCCTGGGAGCATGGAGTTCCGGCTTTAGCAGGTTCCCGCGTCCAATGTCAGATCGGTGCCCCCTCCGCCTGAAGGCGGAACTCCGTACGGGGAACCAACGCCTCGGTGCATGGAGTTCCTGCTTTAGCAGGTTCCCGCGTTCAATGTCACATCGGTGCCCCCTCCGCCTGAAGGCGAACTCCGTACGGGGAGGCGGAACTCCGTGCAAGCAACCCGGCCGTTGCCATAGGGGAATCGCTGCATTCCAAAACATCCTTCTTTGCACCCGGAAGGGACTTTATCTATGCTCCGCCTGTGCTCTTCAACCAAGTCACTTTGGTTGGCGTCGGACTGCTTGGGGGATCCCTCGGTCTGGCCCTCCAGAAACACGCCCTCGCCCGGCGTGTGGTGGCGTATGTGCGTCGCTCGGCCAGCGTGTCGGAGTGCAATCAGCTCAACATCGCGCATTTGGCCACCTGCGATTTAAAGGAAGCGGTGCGCGAGGCCGATCTGGTCATCCTCTGCACACCCATCGCCCAGATGCGCGCCTTGGTGAAGGAGTGCTTGCCCGCCCTGAGGCCGGGCACTTTGGTCACCGATGTAGGTAGCGTCAAGGGGGCGCTGGTGCAGGATCTCGAACCGCTGCTTGCGGCTGCCAAGAGCGTCTTCATCGGAAGCCACCCGATGGCGGGAGGCGAGCGGATGGGTATGGGCGCTGCTCGGGTGGACCTGTTCGATCGCGCGACCTGTGTCGTTACGCCGACTCGCCACTCACCCGCAGCAGCCGTCAAGACCGTGGAGGCGCTGTGGAAGGGCGTCGGCGGTGTTCCGTTGCTGCTGAGCCCGGAGCAGCACGACGATTTGGTGAGCCGATCCAGTCATCTTCCCCATGTCATCGCCGCCGAACTCGCCCATTATGTCCTGAGCCCGGCGCACCCGCGCGAGCAGGCCAAGTTGTGTGCGGGAGGGTTTCGCGACACCACTCGCATCGCCTCCGGATCCCCGGAGATGTGGCGTGACATTTGCCTCGCGAACCAGAAGAACCTGAGCCGCGTGCTGGGAGTTTTTATTGAATCCCTGGAAGAGTTTCGACACACCCTCGATTCCGGCGATGGCGCAGCGGTGGAGGAGTTTTTTCTCAAGGCGAAGGAGCGTCGCGATAACTGGTGTCACGGTCCTGATTCCTGTTCTCCCGAATGAACTCGATGTCCCGCCTCATGAATCGTCCCTGCTGACCTGTGTCTCTTCCTGATCTGATTGAATTGATTCCCGCCGCTGGCAACGTCCAGGCCCGAGTGATCGTGCCCGGATCCAAGAGCATCACCAACCGTGCTTTGGTGCTGGCTGCCTTGGCGGATGGGGAATCAATCCTGCGCGGAGCCTTGTGGAGCGAGGATACGCAGGTGATGGTGGAGTGCTTGCAGGATCTTGGTTTCATGGTCGCCGTGACTCCCGATCCGCTGGAGTCCGACAACCGAACCATCACCGTTTACGGGAAGGGCGGAGTTATTCCCCGGGGCGGCACGGCAGAAAAGCCGCTGGAACTGTTCGTGGGCAATGCCGGAACAGCGGCTCGATTTCTGGCGGCCATGCTTTGTTTGGGAGAAGGGGTCTATCGACTGCACGGAGTGCCTCGCATGCACGAACGGCCTCAAGCCGCCTTGTTTCAGTCCCTCCGCGAGCTGGGGTATCGAATTGATTCCTTTAACGACAAATTACCGGCCCTGATCCATGGGGGGGGTGCTCGGCCTGGATCTTGCACGGTTTCGGTTCAGGAGAGTTCTCAGTTCGCCTCCGCGCTGTTACTCAGCGGTTGGGTGGGCGGATGGAAAGTGGTCCTGCAGGGGGCCAATTTGGACGAGTCACCCTACGTGGTGATGACTGAGCAGCTGGTTCAGGTCTTTCCCAGGCACGGCGGTTCATTCCAGGTGGAGCCCGATGCTTCCAGCGGCAGTTACTTTTGGGGTGCCAATGCTCTGATTGGCACCGGAGTCGGTTCCGGTTCGAGTTCGATTCCCGGCCCGAGTGTGGGTCCAGGCATTTCCGTGGCGCATTGGCCCAGCTCCGGATGGCAGATTGACGCGGAGTTCCCCCGCTACCTCCCGTTGCCTCCGGTCGTTTCCCGACAGCAGCACTTGGGCGATAGCATCATGACCGCCATCGTTCTGGCTCCCACCATGCCCGGCCCAATTCGGTTCACGGACCTTGGCCGGCTTCGCGTCCAGGAGTGCGAGCGGGTGTTGGCGTTGCGGACCGAATTGACACGCTGTGGAGCCCGGGTGGAGGAGCAGGGTGACACGCTCACCGTCTACCCTGGCCCTTTGGTTGGGGCAGAGATTGAGACCTATGGCGATCATCGCATGGCGATGTGTTTTGCCATTCTGGGGTTGAAAGTCCCCGGCATGCGGCTCAAGAATCCTAGTTGTGTGAAAAAGACTTTCCCGAATTTCTTCCAGAAGCTTGCCGGGGCGCCTCCTCACGGATTGGGCGTGCGAATCGTGGAGCCGGTCAACCGTCGCCTCCTGGTCCCCGAAGAGCTTGTCGCTCTTTAATCTCGATCACGATCTACTTTTGACACTGCCATGACCAATTCCATTATCATCGCGATCGATGGCACCAGCGCGAGCGGCAAGAGCACGACGGCCAAGCGCGTGGCTAAGCACTTCGGCTATACCTATGTGGACACGGGCGCGATGTATCGCACGCTGGCCTGGTATTGTCTCAACAAGAATGTGGATGTTCACAATGAGAAGGCGGTTGCGCAGCTTTGCCGAAAGTGGAAGACCTGTTTGACGAATGTGGATCATCACCTTCGGCTGACTGTCGACGGCTATTTTCCTGAAAAGGAGATCCGCACCTCGGAGACGAGCGCGGCTGTTGCTCACGTCGCTGCCAACAACAAGGTGCGCGCATGGATGAAAGTCACGCAGCAGTCCTGCGCCAGTTTTGGCAACTTGGTGATGGAGGGGCGGGACATCGGGAGCGCCATTTTTCCGGACACGGACTTTAAGTTCTACCTGGATGCTCCTCTGGCGGAGCGCAGCAAGCGTCGTTGGGCGGATGGGGTGAATGAGGATTTGGCGAAGCGGGATGAATCGGACAGCCAACGCGCGTCGAATCCATTGATGATCCCCTTGGGTGCCATGGTGATCAACAACTCTGGTCTGACCATCGAACAGACCAGCCAGATCATCATTGACGAAGTTCATCGTCGGCTGGCTGCTCGGAAAAGCTGATGCTTCCAGATTTCTCCAGCATGACCTGGGTTTATCGATGCACCTGGGTGATTTCGCACGCGATCTTTCGCTTTTTCTTCCGCGGGCACTATTTTAATCCCGAGCGTCTGCCCAAAAGCGGCCCGGTGATTTTGGCAGCCAACCACGCCAGCTACCTGGATCCGCCGCTGATCGGTAGCGGGCTGGGCCGACCGGTCAACTATCTGGCTCGGGACACCCTCTTTAAATACGGTTTTTTCAACTACTTCTTGCGCCGACTCTATTGCGTTCCGGTGGATCGGGAGGGCGCGGGTGCCGCCGGGCTCAAGGGCATTTTTGATCGGCTGGCAAGGGGAGGGGTGATCCTGCTCTTCCCCGAAGGCACCCGGACGTCGGACGGTCAGCTACGGCCCGCGCGAGCTGGAGTGGGGCTCACGGTGATCAAATCGGATGCGCCCGTGATTCCTGTTCGGGTTTTCGGAACTTTCGAGGCGTTCAACCGATTCGCGAGGTTTCCCCGCCTGTGCCCGGTGACCGTGAAATATGGCCAACCCCTGGACCTCACGCGGCTACGGGAAGAGGCTAAGGTCTGCTCTAAACAACGCCTGAAGGTCATCTACCAGGAGGTGGCCGATGCCATCATGGCAGAAATTGCCCGTTTGCAACCTTGCGAAGACAAGGCGACGTTCCCTTGAACCTAGTGGGGTATCTCGTGTGAGACACCCCACTAGTTTTGGGTTTAGGTTCCACGTCCGCCTGCCGATGGACCCAATGGGACGATCTTTGGTCGGCTGGCTTGTGTTAAGCAATGCGCGCTCATGCCCCTCTGGTTGAGGCGGGGAAAAGCATTGTTTCCAAGTCGTCGCGCCATTATCAAGTCCCAGCGGTCTCGATCTGGGACTATGCCCAGGCGAACGTTAGCACTCTAACTACCCGACTCAATGATCGACAAAGTCCCTTACCTGGATCTGGCGGCACAGATGCGTCCTCTTCGTGCCGAAATCGACAAAGCCATCGCCCAAACTCTCGATCGCTGCTCCTTCTGCCTGGGCCCTGATGTCGAGCAGTTCGAGAAGGACTTTGCCGCTTATTGCCATTCCGGGCACTCCGTGGCCTTCAACAGCGGCACTTCCGCTCTGCATGTCGCTTTGCTGCTGCTCGATGTGAAGCCTGGAGATGAAGTCATCACCACTCCTTTCACTTTTGTTGCCACGAGCTGGGCCATTTCTTATGTCGGGGCGCGGCCGGTCTATGTCGACATCGACCGAAAGACCTTCAACCTCGATCCCAACCAGATCGAAAAGGCGATTACCTCCAAGACCAAGGCGATCATGCCGGTCCATTTGTACGGACATCCTTTCGATGTGGATCCCATCCAAGCCATCGCTCGCAAGCACAACCTGCCGTTAGTTGAGGATGCGGCCCAGGCGCACGGGGGAACCTACAAGGGCAAGATCGTAGGCACTTTCGGAGTGACCGCGGGATTTAGCTTCTATCCGGGCAAAAATTTGGGTGCCTATGGCGAAGGAGGCGCTTTGGTGATGAATGATCCGAAGTTGGCCGCTCGAGCCAAATCCCTGCGTGAGCACGGATCCACCGTTCGCTACTACCACGATGAGATTGGCTTCAACTACCGAATGGAAGGCATCCAAGGGGCCGTTCTCCGGGTGAAGCTGAAGCACCTTGCGGATTGGACCACGGCTCGTCGTCGCATTGCACTCCGGTATAACCAGCTCTTGAGCGGCACTCCGCTCGAGTTGCCCTGTGAGGCGGCGGGAGTTGAGAGCGCCTGGCATCTGTATGTGATTCGTCATCCGCGTCGGGATGATTTGAAGAAACATCTCGAAGCCAACGGAGTGGGCTGTGGCTTGCACTATCCGCTGCCGCTGCACCTGCAGAAGTGCTACGCATCGCTCGGGTATAAAAAGGGTGATTTTCCTGAGTCCGAGCGCGCCGGCGAGCACTGCCTGAGCTTGCCGATCTATCCGGAACTGACGGAGTCGCAACAGAATCGGGTGGTCGACGTCATCAAGTCGTTCAAGTTCTGATCTCAAAAAGTGTCCCGTGCGGGATCGTAGTCGGGGTTGGCTGAGGGCATTTGAGCTCCGGTTTGAACCCTCCATTGCTGAAGTTTTCTCAGCAATCGGGCGGCCCTTTTCGGATGCGACTCCAACAGGTTCTTGGTTTCTCCAAGATCCAACCTGAGGTCATAGAGTTCTGCCTTTCCCTGCTCAAATGTCTCGATGAGCTTGTAGTCACCCTCGCGGATTGCGCTGTATGGCGTGCTCCCACCGGGATGGTAGTGAGGGTAGTGCCAGAATATCGCGCGATTTTCAGCGCGAAGCGAAGGGCGAGAAGGTCGTTGGAGCAGTGGTCGAAGGTCTGTTCCATCGATAATCTGCCCCTTCGCCACTCTGGCGCCTGCCAAGCCCAGCACGGTTGGGTAAAGATCCGGGGTGATCACCGGCGCATCGCAGATCGCCCCCGCCGGAGTGACCTTTGGCCAGAAGGCAATGAGAGGAACGCGCACGCCACCCTCGTAGGGTGAGCCTTTGCCCGAACGTAACGGGAGATTGGATGTGGGGGCTTTCTTCCCCCCGAGGACGAGCCCCCCATTGTCGGAAGTGAAGAGCAGAATGGTTTGGTCTTGAAGCCCAAGGCGGGCCAGGGTTTGACGGATGCTTCCAACGGCGCGGTCGACGCTTTCCAGCAAGGCTGCATACACAGGGTTCTGCACGCGATCTCCCCCGGCTCCGAGCTTGGCCTGGTATTTGGCGATCACCTCAGGCTTGCCGGCCAACGGGGTGTGGACCGCGTAGTGCGGAAGATAGAGAAAGAAGGATCGCGTGCGGTTTTCCTCGATGAAACGGATGGCTTCATCGGCCTCCCGGTCGGTCAGAAACTTTCCGGGCGCGTCTTCGGTTAGGGTTGGGATGCGGTAGGGCGAGTGGTAGCTCGGCGGCTGGCCTCGCTCGTAACCGCCTACATTGCGGTCAAATCCGTGTTGCTCCGGGTAGGAATCGGCTTTGCCAAGGTGCCACTTGCCGATGTTGGCAGACGTATAACCCACCTCACGAAGCGCTTCAGCAAGCGTGCGCTCGTTACCAGGGAGTGATTGCGTCCAAGCGGGCACACTGAGCTTAGCGTGTGGCCGTGGATGGCCGGCGATCCAGTCGGTTAGATGGAGGCGCGCTGGATATTTCCCCGTGAGCAGGCTGGCTCGAGTGGGTGAGCACACCGTGCAGGCGGAATAGGCGCTCGTAAAGCGCACCCCCTCCTGGGCCAGTTGATCGAGATTCGGGGTTTCGTGAAAGCGATTTCCATAGCATCCGAGATCCGCCCAGCCGAGATCGTCCACCAAGATCAGAATGATGTTCGGCGGTTTGGCAGCGGGAGCCGCGGCTCGAGAACACACCATTCCAAACCAGCCAACAACCATCCCGAAGGACAGAATCCAGAGTGAGCGGGCGGAGAACATGGAGGAATCCAACCAGAACTCACCTCCCCAGACCACGCCAATCGATCTCTTTCTGGGCCCCCCGTGGCGGTGCCTAAAGCTGAAGGGCGCTACACCAGTCCAAATCCGATAAAGTTTCCGACTAGGTTTCCGACTAAGATGGGGAGAGTCGTCAGTGTGGGAACTGTTCGAGTCCGCAACTGCCTGCTTGTCAGCATACCCCTCATTTCAATAGGTTCCTTTAATGGTGACTGCGTTTCCATCGGAACAATACGTTGCGGACAATGTTCGCGCCATCCCTCGTTCAGGGATTCGTGATTTTTTTGATATTGTCCAAGGCATGAAGGACGTGATTTCCCTGGGTGTTGGGGAGCCGGACTTCGTGACGCCTTGGCATATCCGCGAAGCCGCCATCTACGCTTTGGAGCGCGGGCGAACGGGATACACCTCCAACTTGGGACTGCCCAAGCTGCGCGAAGCGATTGCCCGAAGCTTGGAGACGCATTTCAAGGTCAGTTACGATCCCAAGAGCCAGATCCTAATCGCCGTTGGGGTGAGTGAGGCGATGGACATCGCCATTCGAGCCATTACCAACCCGGGCGACGAGATCATCTATCATGAGCCCTGCTATGTCAGCTACTCTCCCAGCATCTCGCTGGCCCACGGAGTTCCGGTGGCTGTTTCTTGTCGGGCGGAGGACGGTTTTGCGGTTACCGCCGCGGCGATCGAGAAGGTGATCACTCCCAAGAGCAAGGTGTTGGTGCTTAACTTTCCCACCAATCCCACGGGCGGCACGATGACGCGTGCTGAGCTTCAGAAGATCGCGGATTTGGTTCAAAAGCACCGGTTGATCGTCCTAACCGACGAAATTTACTCCGAGCTTACCTTCGAAGGGGAGCATGTCAGCATCGCGTCTTTGCCGGGCATGATCGAGCGGACCATCTTTCTGCATGGCTTTTCCAAAGCTTATGCCATGACCGGCTTTCGCATCGGCTACGCTTGTGGGCCAGCGCCCTTGATCGATGCCATGATGCGCATCCATCAATATTCGATGCTCTGCGCGAGCATCATCAGTCAGGAAGCGGCCCTGGAGGCCATCCAGCATGGTGAGGCCGACACGGTGATGATGCGGGACCAGTACCGGGCTCGGCGAAATCTCATCGTTAAGTCGTTAAATGACATGGGGTTGACCTGTCATTTACCGCGGGGTTCCTTCTACGCGTTCCCCTGCATCCGGTCTACGGGCTTATCCTCCAAAGACTTTGCCGTTCGCCTGTTGGAGCGCGAGAAGATCGCTTGCGTGCCCGGAAGTGCCTTCGGAGCGAGTGGGGAGGGTTACCTCCGCTGCTGTTTTGCCACCGCGCTCCCTCAGATTGAGATTGCGATGGAGCGTATGGCGCGTTTTGTCAAAACCTTGAAGCAGGGGTAAAAGAAGAGCTGGCGATTCGGATCTCCGAATCGCCAGTGAATCCACCTCCGTTGTGGGTGAAAGTCGATCGTGCTTAAGGATCGACCGGAATTTTGGGTAGGACTAACTAAAATTGTTTCATTTTGGGCATCTTGCCATTTGTTGGTGTGTCGCCACCCTCGTTTCACTGGAGTCGCGCACATCTACATGGATAACTACGGTTTGATTGGCGGAATCTTTCACGATTTCTCTCCTTTCTTCAGACGGGGTCGGGAACGGGTTGCTCCCGCGGTTGAAATCTTTTTCTCGATCGCAGTCGATTCCGCTCTTGCATTGCCCTGGCTGATAAGGCGAAATGCTTTTCAGTTATCGCTTTATGGATCTCGCGGATATCCTAAGCCCTGAGCAAATCAATCCGGATATGAAAGCCACCAATCGGTGGGAGGCTATCGACGAGTTGATTAGCCATCTCGTCTCGGTTGGCAAAATCAAGCCCGAGAATCGTGATGCCATACTTACGGTGGTCAAAAAGCGTGAGACCACGATGAGTACCGGTATCGGCTTTGGCATTGGTATTCCTCATGCCTCCTCGGATCTCATCTACGAAGTGGTGGGGGCCTTGGGTCGCTCCAAGAAAGGGATCAATTTCGATGCTCTGGATAACCAGCCGGTCAACCTGGTGATGCTGTTCGTGGTTCCTCAAGGCCACTTCCAGAAGCATTTGCGGACCCTGGCGGACATCGCGAAGCTGCTCAAGAACGAGACGTCGCGGAGGGCACTGGAGGAAGCGGCCGACGCGAACATGATGTACCAGGCCATCAAGACGTCCAAAGTTTAGTCCGCGTTTTGGGCTCACGGGCACCGGCCATCGGCTTCCGGCGGTCGATTGAGGGGTGAGCCGAGATGAACCAAGCGGCTCTTCACGACATGCTCCATCTCCCAATCGAAAAAAACCTTCGGCAGGCGGTTGCGACCGTCCTTCCTGACTCCGCTTTTGAATCGGTAGTGCTGCGGCCTTGCGCTGATGCCAAGTTCGGCGACTACCAAACCCACTCGCTCATGGCGCTGGCCAAAGAGCGCAAGATGAATCCGCGTCAGCTGGCGGCCGATGTTCTCAAGCATCTGGATGTGTCGGCTTGGTGTGACGGTGTGGAAATCGCCGGTGCCGGATTCCTCAACTTCCGAGTCAAAACCAGCGTGCTTGCTCAAGCCCTGTGCGCTCCGCTCAAGGGGGCGGCCCTGTATCTGCAGCCGTCCGAAAAACCGCGGACGGTGGTCATTGACTTTAGCTCGCCGAACGTGGCCAAGCCGATGCACGTAGGGCATATCCGTTCCACGGCTCTGGGCGATGCGCTCTCGCGCATCTTTCGTCTGCTCGGGCATCGGGTGATCACCGACAATCATATCGGCGACTGGGGCACCCAGTTCGGACTCTTGACCGTCGGATGGAAGCAGCAATTGGATCGTACGGCGTTGGCTAAGGATTCACTGGGCGAGCTGGAGCGGCTTTACAAGGCGGTCACAGCCGCGGCCGAGGCGGATCCCTCGGTGCGGGAAGCGGCTCGCCAAGAACTGGTGAAGCTGCAGTCGGGCGACGCCGAGAACCTCGCCATCTGGAAACAGATGATCGATCTTTCCCAGTCCCAGTTCGATGCGATTTATGGTCGGCTGGGCGTGAAGTTCGACGTGACCCTTGGGGAGAGCTTTTACAATCCCCAGTTGAAGGCCGTCGTGCAGGACCTGCGGGACCGCGGCATCGCGAGCGAGAGCCAGGGCGCTATCTGCGTGTTCAGCGATGGCTCCGTGCCGCCCAAGGAAGATCCCTTTCTGGTTCAGAAGGAAGGCGAGTGGGTTCCCAATCCCGCGCTCATTCAAAAAGGAGACGGGGCCGCCAACTATGCGACGACCGACCTCGCCACGCTGGCCTACCGCTGGCAGACCTGGAAGCCTGACGAGGTGGTCTATGTCACGGACGGTCGACAGCAGCTGCATTTTCGCCAGATCTTTTCAACCTGGCATCGATGGCATCCGGAGCTGAAAGGCTCGATGCGACTGGCGCATGTTTGGTTTGGCTCCATTCTTGGTGATGACGGCAAGCCGTTTAAGACTCGCAGCGGAGAAACCGTGAAGCTCGCCGACCTGTTGGATGAGGCCGAGCAGCGCGCTTTCGACGTGGTGACCCAGAAGAATCCCGATTTTCCCGAGGCGGAGCGACGCGAGGTCGCGCGCGTGGTGGGTTTGGGGGCCGTCAAGTATGCGGATCTCTCGCCCAACCGACAGAGCGATTACGTGTTCAGCTGGGATAAGATGTTATCCCTGCAGGGCAATACGGCGCCTTATCTGCAGTATGCTTACGCCCGAATTCGTTCCATCTTCCGAAAGGCGGGAACTCAGGGAATTGGAGATCTCGATCAGGTCGCCCTCAAGCATGCCGATGAAATCTCGCTTGCGAAGTATCTGCTGACTTTCGGAATGACGCTGGAAGCGGTGGCTGCGGAGTATCGCCCGAATTATTTGTGTCTCTATCTTTACGAACTCGCCGGGCTCTTTGCGCGGTTCTACGAGAGTTGCCCCGTTCTGAAGGCCGAGGGCGAGGATCGAAACACTCGGTTGGTGCTGTGTGAGATGACGGGTCGGGTGCTGAAGCAGGGGCTTGAGCTCTTGGGCATTGATGTCCTGGAGCAGATGTAACAGGAGCCCTCATGCCGAGCGTCTACATCAAAACCTACGGATGCCAGATGAACGAGCGCGACTCGGAACAAGTCGCCGCGCAGCTGGTGGCCAAGGGATATACGCTCGCCAGCTCCGAGGCGGTTGCCGATGTGGTGTTGCTGAACACGTGCAGCGTTCGTGACATGGCGGAGCAGAAAGCGATCGGCAAGATGCAGAACATCGCCGCCGACGTGCGTAAGAATCGTCCCAACGTAGTGCTCGGATTCATGGGGTGCATGGCGCAGAGCCGGGGCAAGGAGCTGATCGACAAGTTGCCCGACGTCGATTTGGTGCTGGGCACTCAAAAGTTTCATCGCGCGGCGGAGTACGTCGACGAGATCCTGGCAGGTCGACGCGAGAAGGTGGTGGATGTGGCCGAGGAGGAGGGCAGTCAGGGAACGATCCGGGAACATCTTCTGGGCGGCACGAGCCAGGCGCGAAGCATCAGCGCATTCGTCAGCATCATGCAGGGCTGCAATCAATACTGCACCTTTTGCATCGTGCCCTACACCCGTGGCGAGGAGCGCAGTCGATCGATACCGGACATCGTCTCCGAGTGTCGCGAATTGGTGTCGCGCGGGGTGAAGGAGATCACGTTGCTGGGGCAGATTGTGACGAGCTACGGCAAGCGCGAGATTCCCATCTTGGACGGTCGCAGCGGCTTTGTACAGCTCATCGAGGCGGTTCATGAAATCGACGGGCTGGAGCGCATTCGATTCACGTCGCCGCACCCTAAGGGA
This genomic interval carries:
- a CDS encoding PTS sugar transporter subunit IIA, with the protein product MDLADILSPEQINPDMKATNRWEAIDELISHLVSVGKIKPENRDAILTVVKKRETTMSTGIGFGIGIPHASSDLIYEVVGALGRSKKGINFDALDNQPVNLVMLFVVPQGHFQKHLRTLADIAKLLKNETSRRALEEAADANMMYQAIKTSKV
- the cmk gene encoding (d)CMP kinase; its protein translation is MTNSIIIAIDGTSASGKSTTAKRVAKHFGYTYVDTGAMYRTLAWYCLNKNVDVHNEKAVAQLCRKWKTCLTNVDHHLRLTVDGYFPEKEIRTSETSAAVAHVAANNKVRAWMKVTQQSCASFGNLVMEGRDIGSAIFPDTDFKFYLDAPLAERSKRRWADGVNEDLAKRDESDSQRASNPLMIPLGAMVINNSGLTIEQTSQIIIDEVHRRLAARKS
- a CDS encoding aminotransferase class I/II-fold pyridoxal phosphate-dependent enzyme, yielding MVTAFPSEQYVADNVRAIPRSGIRDFFDIVQGMKDVISLGVGEPDFVTPWHIREAAIYALERGRTGYTSNLGLPKLREAIARSLETHFKVSYDPKSQILIAVGVSEAMDIAIRAITNPGDEIIYHEPCYVSYSPSISLAHGVPVAVSCRAEDGFAVTAAAIEKVITPKSKVLVLNFPTNPTGGTMTRAELQKIADLVQKHRLIVLTDEIYSELTFEGEHVSIASLPGMIERTIFLHGFSKAYAMTGFRIGYACGPAPLIDAMMRIHQYSMLCASIISQEAALEAIQHGEADTVMMRDQYRARRNLIVKSLNDMGLTCHLPRGSFYAFPCIRSTGLSSKDFAVRLLEREKIACVPGSAFGASGEGYLRCCFATALPQIEIAMERMARFVKTLKQG
- the miaB gene encoding tRNA (N6-isopentenyl adenosine(37)-C2)-methylthiotransferase MiaB; protein product: MPSVYIKTYGCQMNERDSEQVAAQLVAKGYTLASSEAVADVVLLNTCSVRDMAEQKAIGKMQNIAADVRKNRPNVVLGFMGCMAQSRGKELIDKLPDVDLVLGTQKFHRAAEYVDEILAGRREKVVDVAEEEGSQGTIREHLLGGTSQARSISAFVSIMQGCNQYCTFCIVPYTRGEERSRSIPDIVSECRELVSRGVKEITLLGQIVTSYGKREIPILDGRSGFVQLIEAVHEIDGLERIRFTSPHPKGYGLDLVEAYGRLPKLVESAHIPVQSGSNRMLKAMHRGYTRERFLEIVQRLRHVRPGMGLTTDIIVGFPGETEEDYLETESLVREAEFDNAYIFRYSQRRDTPAASLPDQLPDEVKEERNQRLLALIENVGGKRYEACVGKRMEILVEGPSKRNAARLMGRTRCNRIVIFEGSERHQGQVMDVQITRYGSYTLYGDPAIVNLGLDPMG
- a CDS encoding 3-phosphoshikimate 1-carboxyvinyltransferase — translated: MSLPDLIELIPAAGNVQARVIVPGSKSITNRALVLAALADGESILRGALWSEDTQVMVECLQDLGFMVAVTPDPLESDNRTITVYGKGGVIPRGGTAEKPLELFVGNAGTAARFLAAMLCLGEGVYRLHGVPRMHERPQAALFQSLRELGYRIDSFNDKLPALIHGGGARPGSCTVSVQESSQFASALLLSGWVGGWKVVLQGANLDESPYVVMTEQLVQVFPRHGGSFQVEPDASSGSYFWGANALIGTGVGSGSSSIPGPSVGPGISVAHWPSSGWQIDAEFPRYLPLPPVVSRQQHLGDSIMTAIVLAPTMPGPIRFTDLGRLRVQECERVLALRTELTRCGARVEEQGDTLTVYPGPLVGAEIETYGDHRMAMCFAILGLKVPGMRLKNPSCVKKTFPNFFQKLAGAPPHGLGVRIVEPVNRRLLVPEELVAL
- a CDS encoding DegT/DnrJ/EryC1/StrS family aminotransferase, with protein sequence MIDKVPYLDLAAQMRPLRAEIDKAIAQTLDRCSFCLGPDVEQFEKDFAAYCHSGHSVAFNSGTSALHVALLLLDVKPGDEVITTPFTFVATSWAISYVGARPVYVDIDRKTFNLDPNQIEKAITSKTKAIMPVHLYGHPFDVDPIQAIARKHNLPLVEDAAQAHGGTYKGKIVGTFGVTAGFSFYPGKNLGAYGEGGALVMNDPKLAARAKSLREHGSTVRYYHDEIGFNYRMEGIQGAVLRVKLKHLADWTTARRRIALRYNQLLSGTPLELPCEAAGVESAWHLYVIRHPRRDDLKKHLEANGVGCGLHYPLPLHLQKCYASLGYKKGDFPESERAGEHCLSLPIYPELTESQQNRVVDVIKSFKF
- a CDS encoding 1-acyl-sn-glycerol-3-phosphate acyltransferase; this translates as MLPDFSSMTWVYRCTWVISHAIFRFFFRGHYFNPERLPKSGPVILAANHASYLDPPLIGSGLGRPVNYLARDTLFKYGFFNYFLRRLYCVPVDREGAGAAGLKGIFDRLARGGVILLFPEGTRTSDGQLRPARAGVGLTVIKSDAPVIPVRVFGTFEAFNRFARFPRLCPVTVKYGQPLDLTRLREEAKVCSKQRLKVIYQEVADAIMAEIARLQPCEDKATFP
- the argS gene encoding arginine--tRNA ligase, with product MLHLPIEKNLRQAVATVLPDSAFESVVLRPCADAKFGDYQTHSLMALAKERKMNPRQLAADVLKHLDVSAWCDGVEIAGAGFLNFRVKTSVLAQALCAPLKGAALYLQPSEKPRTVVIDFSSPNVAKPMHVGHIRSTALGDALSRIFRLLGHRVITDNHIGDWGTQFGLLTVGWKQQLDRTALAKDSLGELERLYKAVTAAAEADPSVREAARQELVKLQSGDAENLAIWKQMIDLSQSQFDAIYGRLGVKFDVTLGESFYNPQLKAVVQDLRDRGIASESQGAICVFSDGSVPPKEDPFLVQKEGEWVPNPALIQKGDGAANYATTDLATLAYRWQTWKPDEVVYVTDGRQQLHFRQIFSTWHRWHPELKGSMRLAHVWFGSILGDDGKPFKTRSGETVKLADLLDEAEQRAFDVVTQKNPDFPEAERREVARVVGLGAVKYADLSPNRQSDYVFSWDKMLSLQGNTAPYLQYAYARIRSIFRKAGTQGIGDLDQVALKHADEISLAKYLLTFGMTLEAVAAEYRPNYLCLYLYELAGLFARFYESCPVLKAEGEDRNTRLVLCEMTGRVLKQGLELLGIDVLEQM
- a CDS encoding sulfatase; amino-acid sequence: MFSARSLWILSFGMVVGWFGMVCSRAAAPAAKPPNIILILVDDLGWADLGCYGNRFHETPNLDQLAQEGVRFTSAYSACTVCSPTRASLLTGKYPARLHLTDWIAGHPRPHAKLSVPAWTQSLPGNERTLAEALREVGYTSANIGKWHLGKADSYPEQHGFDRNVGGYERGQPPSYHSPYRIPTLTEDAPGKFLTDREADEAIRFIEENRTRSFFLYLPHYAVHTPLAGKPEVIAKYQAKLGAGGDRVQNPVYAALLESVDRAVGSIRQTLARLGLQDQTILLFTSDNGGLVLGGKKAPTSNLPLRSGKGSPYEGGVRVPLIAFWPKVTPAGAICDAPVITPDLYPTVLGLAGARVAKGQIIDGTDLRPLLQRPSRPSLRAENRAIFWHYPHYHPGGSTPYSAIREGDYKLIETFEQGKAELYDLRLDLGETKNLLESHPKRAARLLRKLQQWRVQTGAQMPSANPDYDPARDTF
- a CDS encoding prephenate dehydrogenase/arogenate dehydrogenase family protein is translated as MLFNQVTLVGVGLLGGSLGLALQKHALARRVVAYVRRSASVSECNQLNIAHLATCDLKEAVREADLVILCTPIAQMRALVKECLPALRPGTLVTDVGSVKGALVQDLEPLLAAAKSVFIGSHPMAGGERMGMGAARVDLFDRATCVVTPTRHSPAAAVKTVEALWKGVGGVPLLLSPEQHDDLVSRSSHLPHVIAAELAHYVLSPAHPREQAKLCAGGFRDTTRIASGSPEMWRDICLANQKNLSRVLGVFIESLEEFRHTLDSGDGAAVEEFFLKAKERRDNWCHGPDSCSPE